The sequence GCGGCGAGAGGAATCCACGCGAGCGGTGCTTGCTGTCCATGATCGCCTCGGCGATCTCGTCGCCGATGAATCGTGGGGAGATGCCGACCATCCCCTCGCCGATTTCGGCCTTCTGGGCGGCTTCCTCGCGGAGTTTCTTCACGTCGACGTCGTCGCCCTCGTCGATCTCGCCGTTGTAGGCTTTCGCCTTCGAGAGGAGGTCGACCGTCTCCGCGTCGGGTTCTTCGATGCGGGTGAGGACGCCGAACAGGCCCGCCATCTCTAAGGTGTGGGGCTCGACGTTGATGTCGGGAACGTCGGCGTTGGAGAGCATCTTGTCGTAGATGCTGGCCTCGTCTTCGTAGCTGAGGACGTACGGGAAGTCGATTCGCTTCGTCCTGTCGTTGAACGCCTCCATCTTCTCGTCGCCTTTCTTGTCCTTGTACTCGGGCATGTTCGTCCGCCCGACGATCACCTGGTCGATGTCGATCCGGGGGTTGTTCTTGGGCTTGATGGTCTGCTCCTGAGTGGCGTGGAGGAAGTCGTAGAGGAACTCTCGCTGGAGTTTGAGCAGTTCCTCCCCGGAGAAGATGCCACGGTTGGCGTTACAGAACGCTCCCGAGTAGTCGAACGCGCGCGGATCGGACTCGCCGTAGATGGCGATCTTCGAGTAGTTGACGTCGCCCGTCAACTCGGTTTCGTCCTGATTCTTCTTGTCTTTCGGCTCGAAGGTCTCGATCCCCTGACGCTTGTTCTCGTCGGCGATGAAGCGGACGATCTCGACGTGATTCTCTAGGACCTGCTGGAGGTCGTCGTCGTAGTACGCCAGCAGTTTGTCCATGTAGAACTCGCTTTCGGGGTCGAGTGCCTGCTCGTTCTGGATGGTGTAGGGCGCATCGAGGCGCTCGTTCAGATCCTCGATCACCCGCTGGCGCTGCTCGAGCGGCAACAGGACGAGCGGATCCTGATTCATCGGCGACCGGACGACGTCGTCTGCGGGATCCTGGTCTTTGATGACGTCACAGAGGTTCGTCCACCGGAAGGTGTACATCCGCCCCTCCTCGCGGAGCGTGTAATCCTCGAAGTAGTTCCGAACCTGTTTGTCGAAGTGAGACTTCCCGGACCCGACCGGACCGAGCAGCAATTTGATACGGCGTTCCGGCCCGAGTCGACGGGCACCTGATTTCACCTTGTTGACGAACTCGTGGATCGACTGGTGAATCACCTTCCCGTAGAAGGTGTTCTCGCCGTCGTGGAGGGGATCTTCGCTCGCGAGTCGGTACTCGACGACTCCTTCTGTCTCGTCGTAGGTGGTCCCGTAGTAGTCGAACATGTCCGCGACGCGCTGGTGAGCGTTGCGGGCGACTTTCGGGTCCTCGTAGACCTCCTCTAGGTACCAGTCGAACGAC is a genomic window of Natrarchaeobaculum aegyptiacum containing:
- a CDS encoding PrkA family serine protein kinase, with translation MTGDIETLEKLSTAYKESMPADLRETKSFDWYLEEVYEDPKVARNAHQRVADMFDYYGTTYDETEGVVEYRLASEDPLHDGENTFYGKVIHQSIHEFVNKVKSGARRLGPERRIKLLLGPVGSGKSHFDKQVRNYFEDYTLREEGRMYTFRWTNLCDVIKDQDPADDVVRSPMNQDPLVLLPLEQRQRVIEDLNERLDAPYTIQNEQALDPESEFYMDKLLAYYDDDLQQVLENHVEIVRFIADENKRQGIETFEPKDKKNQDETELTGDVNYSKIAIYGESDPRAFDYSGAFCNANRGIFSGEELLKLQREFLYDFLHATQEQTIKPKNNPRIDIDQVIVGRTNMPEYKDKKGDEKMEAFNDRTKRIDFPYVLSYEDEASIYDKMLSNADVPDINVEPHTLEMAGLFGVLTRIEEPDAETVDLLSKAKAYNGEIDEGDDVDVKKLREEAAQKAEIGEGMVGISPRFIGDEIAEAIMDSKHRSRGFLSPLTVFNFFEENLEHHGSIPEDNFEKYYRYLETVREEYRERAIEDVRHALAYDVDEIQRQGEKYMDHVMAYIDDDTIEDELTGREQEPDETFLRSVEEKLDVPEDRKDDFRQEVSNWVSRRAREGEAFNPQDNERLRRALERKLWEDKKHNINFSALVSAQEFDDDERSAWIDALIEQGYSEEGAKEVLEFAGAEVAKAEIDT